In a genomic window of Streptomyces koelreuteriae:
- a CDS encoding glycosyltransferase family 2 protein has product MSTPDVTVTVIVYNDAERLTRAVDSVRRQTHANLEIIISDDHSTDGSAEVARRLAAQDPRVRHLRLEQNSGGCGVPRNRALDIARAPYLMFLDSDDELPDDAVALLLAAHREREIDFAMGAVQRVRVDNGRRSTWMPHLVAERRTLDGVGTDPRLFFEHLSTSKMYARAFLDRHGLRFPEGIHYEDQLFSAQAYCLADSFTIVPEPVYRWYVAPYAASEAASISNQRHRLENVRDRIHVQHLIDGFLAESGHESLREDKDHKFLKHDFRMYAGDLPYRDDAWLSSFADLVTPYLDTLAPGAFARLPRAERVVLQLIRDRRLPEARLAARGLGHGVGPRQITTDRDGRTYWGDRIPSSDWSRRELDISDLDLETRPFPSAQFRHEITEITRGPGASVDLAIRTYDPALRLPVGPRRATLLIAPGGHRLHAHFRLSPVSPGVFEGHAHLDLGAALLPFYGFSGVRHPLLRLQHQGVSHTGLLLAPLTFPAFTTQVPHHQLTLEPEGHTPGRLQARWQPTGATATLIRPTVRRLARPRVKRAARLVASALK; this is encoded by the coding sequence ATGAGCACCCCCGACGTCACCGTGACGGTCATCGTCTACAACGACGCCGAACGCCTCACGCGCGCGGTCGACTCGGTCCGCCGGCAGACCCACGCGAACCTCGAGATCATCATCAGCGACGACCACTCCACGGACGGAAGCGCGGAGGTGGCACGGCGTCTCGCGGCCCAGGACCCCCGCGTCCGCCACCTCCGGCTGGAGCAGAACAGCGGCGGCTGCGGCGTCCCGCGCAACCGCGCCCTGGACATCGCCCGGGCGCCGTATCTGATGTTCCTCGACAGCGACGACGAACTCCCCGACGACGCCGTGGCACTGCTGCTCGCCGCGCACCGCGAACGCGAGATCGACTTCGCGATGGGGGCGGTGCAGCGGGTCCGGGTGGACAACGGCCGCCGCTCGACGTGGATGCCGCACCTGGTCGCCGAGCGCCGCACCCTCGACGGCGTCGGGACCGACCCGCGCCTGTTCTTCGAGCATCTGTCGACGAGCAAGATGTACGCCCGCGCCTTCCTCGACCGTCACGGCCTGCGCTTCCCCGAGGGCATCCACTACGAGGACCAGCTGTTCTCGGCGCAGGCGTACTGCCTCGCCGACAGCTTCACGATCGTCCCGGAGCCGGTGTACCGCTGGTACGTGGCGCCCTACGCCGCCTCCGAGGCCGCGTCGATATCGAACCAGCGGCACCGGCTGGAGAACGTCCGCGACCGTATTCACGTCCAGCACCTCATCGACGGGTTCCTGGCCGAGAGCGGGCACGAGTCGCTGCGCGAGGACAAGGATCACAAGTTCCTCAAGCACGACTTCCGGATGTACGCCGGTGACCTGCCCTACCGGGACGACGCGTGGCTGTCGTCCTTCGCGGACCTGGTCACGCCCTACCTCGACACGCTCGCACCCGGCGCGTTCGCCCGCCTCCCGCGCGCCGAACGCGTCGTCCTCCAGCTGATCCGCGACCGGCGCCTGCCGGAGGCCCGGCTGGCAGCACGGGGCCTGGGCCACGGCGTAGGGCCGCGCCAGATCACCACGGACAGGGACGGCCGCACCTACTGGGGCGACCGGATCCCCTCCTCCGATTGGTCCCGCCGCGAACTGGACATCTCAGACCTGGATCTGGAGACCCGGCCCTTCCCGAGCGCCCAGTTCCGCCACGAGATCACGGAGATCACCCGAGGCCCGGGCGCCTCCGTCGACCTCGCGATCCGCACCTACGACCCGGCCCTGCGCCTCCCCGTCGGCCCCCGGCGCGCCACCCTTCTCATCGCCCCCGGCGGCCACCGCCTGCACGCCCACTTCCGCCTCTCCCCCGTCAGCCCCGGCGTCTTCGAGGGCCACGCCCACCTCGACCTCGGAGCGGCGCTGCTCCCCTTCTACGGCTTCTCCGGAGTCCGCCACCCGCTGCTCCGCCTGCAACACCAGGGCGTCTCCCACACCGGCCTCCTCCTGGCCCCCCTGACCTTCCCCGCCTTCACCACCCAGGTCCCCCACCACCAGCTCACCCTCGAACCCGAAGGCCACACCCCCGGCCGCCTCCAGGCCCGCTGGCAACCCACAGGAGCCACAGCCACCCTCATCCGCCCCACAGTCCGCCGCCTGGCCCGCCCCCGCGTAAAACGAGCAGCCCGCTTGGTGGCAAGCGCCCTGAAGTAG
- a CDS encoding CDP-glycerol glycerophosphotransferase family protein, with the protein MAELSLIVHGANVQDHLTELLDSLAAHPLPDAEVIVAAVGDWARETAERHAPDVQVLPVPDGMGDAAARAAGAARASGRWLHFVHAKDGLPAGAPRTIAERVAELPAEVDVLLLDHVRSTWHTSGMPAPNSALLARAGRADVALDLCAPLLRLTPLLGTRVLRAEFWRAHEQQLTTDDEAHAALAALLLADRVACLPHVAYEDRALRPASLPPVTPEQRYGLVERYESLLDLTRGRPAAHAVLYDVMVRDCLRIFARGGMEEEVAREFFRRASLAALRRRPEGYSRPAGLEGVRRSLLEEGAYARYRAFQAVNRTRRTAKSAVRSRKRQVGAKLRDHQYRRALARPVNPHLAVFAAYWNRGVACNPAAIAAELSELAPQIHPVWVVTQENEALLPPGTDHVVPGSRRYWEVLATAKYLVNNVNFPNAVVKRPDAIHVQTHHGTPLKRMGLDQMAYPAAAQGLDFKALLERIDKWDYSVSANSHTTRMWERAYPSHYVSLDHGYPRNDVYYTATADDIRAVRDRLGIDPGRRAVLYAPTHRDYEAGWTPRLDLAALADRLGEDTVLLVRGHYFYGGAASPLTNLRRTGRIIDVSSYDPVEDLCLAADALVTDYSSIMFDYANLDRPIVIHADDWETYRTTRGVYFDLMDQAPGPVARTQQELTEILTTDAWRDESAAKTRAAFRRRFCEYDDGRAAERVVRRVFLGQDERSLPPVLPLEERTPAPTPQEATA; encoded by the coding sequence ATGGCCGAGCTCAGCCTCATCGTCCACGGGGCGAACGTTCAGGACCATCTGACGGAACTCCTCGACTCGCTCGCCGCGCATCCCCTCCCCGACGCCGAGGTGATCGTGGCCGCGGTCGGCGACTGGGCCCGGGAGACGGCCGAGCGGCACGCCCCGGACGTCCAGGTGCTGCCGGTGCCGGACGGCATGGGCGACGCGGCGGCCCGCGCGGCGGGCGCGGCCCGGGCCTCGGGCCGCTGGCTGCACTTCGTCCACGCCAAGGACGGCCTGCCCGCCGGCGCCCCGCGCACGATCGCCGAGCGGGTGGCCGAGCTGCCCGCCGAGGTGGACGTCCTGCTCCTCGACCACGTCCGCAGCACCTGGCACACCTCCGGCATGCCCGCCCCGAACAGCGCCCTGCTGGCCCGGGCGGGCCGCGCCGATGTCGCCCTCGATCTCTGCGCGCCCCTGCTGCGCCTCACCCCGCTGCTCGGCACCCGCGTGCTGCGCGCGGAGTTCTGGCGGGCGCACGAGCAGCAGCTCACCACCGACGACGAGGCGCACGCCGCCCTGGCCGCCCTGCTGCTCGCCGACCGCGTCGCCTGTCTGCCGCATGTCGCCTACGAGGACCGCGCCCTGCGCCCCGCGAGCCTGCCGCCGGTCACCCCCGAGCAGCGCTACGGCCTCGTCGAGCGCTACGAGTCCCTCCTCGACCTCACCCGGGGCCGCCCCGCCGCCCACGCCGTCCTCTACGACGTCATGGTCCGGGACTGCCTGCGTATCTTCGCGCGCGGCGGCATGGAGGAGGAGGTCGCGCGGGAGTTCTTCCGCCGGGCGTCCCTGGCCGCCCTGCGCCGCCGCCCCGAGGGCTACAGCCGCCCCGCCGGTCTCGAAGGCGTCCGCCGCTCCCTGCTCGAAGAGGGCGCCTACGCCAGGTACCGGGCCTTCCAGGCCGTCAACCGCACCCGCCGCACCGCCAAGTCGGCCGTACGGAGCCGCAAGCGCCAGGTGGGCGCCAAGCTCCGCGACCACCAGTACCGCCGCGCACTCGCCCGCCCGGTCAACCCCCACCTCGCGGTGTTCGCGGCGTATTGGAACCGCGGCGTCGCCTGCAACCCCGCCGCGATCGCCGCCGAACTGTCCGAACTCGCCCCGCAGATCCACCCGGTGTGGGTGGTCACCCAGGAGAACGAGGCCCTGCTGCCGCCCGGCACCGACCATGTCGTGCCCGGCAGCCGCCGCTACTGGGAGGTGCTGGCGACCGCCAAGTACCTCGTCAACAACGTCAACTTCCCGAACGCGGTGGTCAAACGCCCGGACGCGATCCACGTCCAGACCCACCACGGCACGCCGCTGAAGCGCATGGGCCTGGACCAGATGGCGTACCCGGCCGCCGCGCAGGGACTGGACTTCAAGGCGCTGCTGGAGCGCATCGACAAGTGGGACTACAGCGTCTCCGCCAACAGCCACACCACCCGTATGTGGGAGCGCGCGTACCCCTCGCACTATGTCTCCCTCGACCACGGCTATCCGCGCAACGACGTCTACTACACGGCCACGGCCGACGACATCCGCGCCGTCCGCGACCGCCTCGGCATCGACCCGGGCCGCCGGGCCGTCCTCTACGCGCCGACCCACCGCGACTACGAGGCCGGCTGGACCCCGCGCCTTGACCTCGCCGCCCTCGCCGACCGCCTCGGCGAGGACACGGTCCTGCTCGTACGCGGCCACTACTTCTACGGCGGCGCCGCCTCCCCGCTCACCAACCTGCGCCGCACGGGCCGGATCATCGACGTCTCCTCCTACGACCCGGTCGAGGATCTGTGCCTGGCGGCGGACGCCCTGGTCACGGACTACTCCTCGATCATGTTCGACTACGCCAACCTCGACCGGCCGATCGTGATCCACGCCGACGACTGGGAGACGTACCGCACCACCCGCGGCGTCTACTTCGACCTGATGGACCAGGCCCCGGGCCCGGTCGCCCGCACCCAGCAGGAACTCACCGAGATCCTCACCACCGACGCCTGGCGCGACGAGAGCGCGGCGAAGACCCGGGCCGCCTTCCGGCGCCGGTTCTGCGAGTACGACGACGGACGCGCCGCCGAGCGCGTCGTACGCCGGGTCTTCCTCGGCCAGGACGAACGCTCCCTGCCGCCGGTGCTGCCGCTCGAGGAACGCACCCCGGCCCCCACCCCGCAGGAGGCGACCGCATGA
- a CDS encoding ABC transporter ATP-binding protein — protein sequence MAEHPNEKIPTVVADGVDIVYRVNGTGAGRGSATAALNRIVRRKKTEKAAGVRRVHAVRNVSFVAYKGEAIGLIGTNGSGKSTLLKAVAGLLPVENGRIYTHGQPSLLGVNAALMNDLTGERNVHLGGLAMGMSREQIRDRYEEIVDFSGINEKGDFITLPMRTYSSGMAARLRFSIAAAKDHDVLLIDEALATGDRSFQKRSEQRIRELRKHAGTVFLVSHNNKSIRDTCDRVLWLERGELLMDGPTEDVLKEYEAFTGDKSAKPKPKPKVPVRS from the coding sequence GTGGCTGAGCACCCGAACGAGAAGATCCCCACCGTCGTCGCCGACGGCGTCGACATCGTCTACCGCGTCAACGGCACCGGCGCCGGACGCGGCTCCGCGACCGCCGCCCTCAACCGCATCGTGCGCCGCAAGAAGACCGAGAAGGCGGCCGGTGTCCGCCGGGTGCACGCCGTGCGGAACGTGTCCTTCGTCGCCTACAAGGGCGAGGCGATCGGCCTGATCGGCACCAACGGCTCCGGCAAGTCGACCCTGCTGAAGGCCGTCGCCGGACTCCTCCCCGTGGAGAACGGCCGTATCTACACGCACGGCCAGCCCTCCCTGCTCGGCGTCAACGCGGCCCTGATGAACGACCTGACCGGCGAGCGCAACGTGCACCTCGGCGGCCTGGCCATGGGCATGTCCCGCGAGCAGATCAGGGACCGCTACGAGGAGATCGTCGACTTCTCCGGCATCAACGAGAAGGGCGACTTCATCACCCTGCCGATGCGGACGTACTCCTCCGGCATGGCCGCGCGGCTGCGGTTCTCCATCGCCGCAGCCAAGGACCACGACGTCCTGCTGATCGACGAGGCGCTGGCCACCGGCGACCGCTCCTTCCAGAAGCGCTCCGAGCAGCGCATCCGCGAACTGCGCAAGCACGCGGGCACGGTGTTCCTGGTCAGCCACAACAACAAGTCGATCCGCGACACCTGCGACCGGGTGCTGTGGCTGGAGCGCGGCGAGCTGCTCATGGACGGGCCGACGGAGGACGTCCTCAAGGAGTACGAGGCGTTCACCGGGGACAAGTCCGCGAAGCCCAAGCCCAAGCCGAAGGTTCCTGTTCGCTCGTGA
- a CDS encoding ABC transporter permease gives MSQVLDTPPQPPTPAPAPADDLATLAARHGLAVSGARPSLPAYVRQLWARRHFITAFATAKLTAQYSQAKLGQVWQVMTPLLNAAVYYFIFGVLLGTKHGVPDYIPFLVTGVFIWTFTQSSIMAGTRAISGNLGLVRALHFPRAALPLSFCLQQLQQLLFSMGALVVILLCFGVPVGVSWLLALPALFLQFTFNAGVSMVMARMGAKTPDIAQLMPFVLRTWMYVSGVMWSIDKLADKDSLPRAVTILLETNPAAIYIDLMRFALIDSFHASQLPAHVWALAVGWALVAGVGGFIYFWKAEETYGRG, from the coding sequence GTGAGCCAGGTCCTCGACACACCGCCCCAGCCACCGACCCCGGCCCCGGCCCCCGCCGACGACCTCGCGACCCTCGCCGCCCGCCACGGCCTCGCGGTCAGCGGCGCCCGGCCCTCCCTGCCCGCGTACGTCCGGCAGCTCTGGGCCCGCCGCCACTTCATCACCGCGTTCGCCACCGCCAAGCTCACCGCCCAGTACAGCCAGGCGAAGCTGGGCCAGGTCTGGCAGGTGATGACCCCCCTGCTGAACGCGGCGGTCTACTACTTCATCTTCGGCGTCCTGCTCGGCACCAAGCACGGCGTGCCGGACTACATCCCGTTCCTGGTCACGGGCGTGTTCATCTGGACGTTCACACAGAGCTCGATCATGGCGGGCACCCGCGCCATCTCCGGCAACCTCGGCCTGGTGCGCGCCCTGCACTTCCCGCGCGCCGCCCTGCCCCTCTCGTTCTGCCTCCAGCAACTCCAGCAGCTGCTGTTCTCGATGGGCGCCCTGGTCGTCATCCTGCTCTGCTTCGGCGTGCCGGTCGGTGTGTCCTGGCTGCTGGCGCTGCCGGCGCTGTTCCTGCAGTTCACGTTCAACGCGGGCGTCTCCATGGTCATGGCCCGGATGGGCGCCAAGACCCCGGACATCGCCCAGCTGATGCCGTTCGTGCTGCGCACCTGGATGTACGTCTCGGGTGTCATGTGGAGCATCGACAAGCTGGCCGACAAGGACAGCCTGCCGCGCGCCGTGACGATCCTGCTGGAGACCAACCCGGCCGCGATCTACATCGACCTGATGCGCTTCGCCCTGATCGACAGCTTCCACGCGAGCCAGCTCCCGGCCCATGTGTGGGCACTCGCCGTCGGCTGGGCCCTGGTCGCCGGCGTCGGCGGCTTCATCTACTTCTGGAAGGCTGAGGAGACGTACGGCCGTGGCTGA